The following proteins are encoded in a genomic region of Sebastes fasciatus isolate fSebFas1 chromosome 12, fSebFas1.pri, whole genome shotgun sequence:
- the LOC141778588 gene encoding asialoglycoprotein receptor 2-like: MNRKPREDTEEIVEEADYVNEPVCTVEKVAAPPDYRFRFFTQSFPLIAVCWLILLVILGLHIYFTSVISENYTKLTAEIENLTTQIQQLNTSNQGLEAQNQELETQKNNLTEQIQDMETNLNELNVLQGRQCEPCQEGWEYNKPSCYAINNAASSERRTWEAAREDCKGKNADLAVIHDQKEKDLISRHSWGSSGNDGYWIGLRVEDRKWKWIDGTDLTEKSWILAPTVGHCAISFENGGWKSVSCDVRQQWLCKMNASSL, translated from the exons AGGAAATCGTAGAAGAAGCTGACTATGTTAATGAGCCTGTATGCACTGTGGAGAAAGTGGCAGCCCCTCCAG acTACAGGTTCCGCTTCTTCACTCAGTCTTTTCCCCTGATAGCAGTGTGTTGGCTGATACTGTTGGTCATCTTGGGCCTTCATATCTACT ttacctctgtcATTTCTGAAAACTACACCAAGCTGACGGCAGAAATTGAGAACCTGACAACACAAATCCAGCAGCTGAACACAAGTAACCAGGGGCTGGAGGCACAAAACCAGGAGCTGGAGACACAGAAGAACAACTTAACAGAACAAATACAAGACATGGAGACTAACTTGAATGAGCTCAACGTCCTTCAAG GGAGACAGTGTGAACCTTGTCAGGAGGGCTGGGAATACAACAAGCCCAGCTGCTATGCGATTAATAACGCTGCTTCTTCTGAACGGAGAACCTGGGAAGCAGCTCGGGAAGACTGCAAAGGAAAGAATGCAGATTTGGCTGTTATACATGATCAAAAGGAGAAG GACTTAATCAGCCGTCACAGCTGGGGAAGTTCAGGAAACGATGGATACTGGATTGGCCTGAGAGTTGAAGATAGGAAATGGAAGTGGATCGATGGAACTGACCTGACTGAAAA ATCCTGGATATTAGCTCCTACTGTCGGTCACTGTGCAATTTCTTTCGAGAACGGAGGATGGAAATCAGTGAGCTGTGATGTCAGACAACAATGGCTCTGCAAAATGAATGCTTCATCTCTTTAA